Genomic segment of Peribacillus frigoritolerans:
TTTCAGCATCCAAATCCACGGTCCCTGCGGTTTCAAGCGTGGCATTTGATATAGTATACTGGCTGTAGCTATATCTTGTTAGTGTACGCTTTTTGCTTATCGCACTTGTACCGTCCAAATGTATGAACGCTTGATTCGTGAAACAGTACTCATCCGTTTTTGATTTAATAAGGAAATAAATTTTTTCCCCATCTTCATGCATGATATAGTCATCTGCATCCACCTTGTCATAATCAGCAGGACTAATCACACTTCCAATATCACTAAGACCAAGGGCATCTGCCGCCATTTTCTTGAACATTCCTATTCCCCCTATCAATATCCAGGTGAACTACACCTTATTATAAGTATTTCTCCAGAATTATCTCGTCTCGGATCGGAATTCCATCAAAACTGTAAAATGGAATTTCCGGCTTGATTTTCCGTGATTCTTCCACGGCATTTTTAACGACTTCCGAAATGACATAACCACGCTTTTGAAAAAACTTCAATGCCTGTAGATTATCGTTCGTTGTAATCGCTTTAATAGTATGGCAATTTTTTTCCTTAGCGATATTTTCCATCACATAAAGCAATGATGAGCCAACACCTTGATTCTCATGCTCACTGTTCAAAGAGATGATCTGACATACATGGTCGGACAATTTGTATGTTCCCAACCCCGTGATTTTTTCATTTTCGTCCATCACCCCAAAGCCCTCAAGTTCCGCATAATGAAACAAGCCTCTTGAAAAAACGACTTGGGTCGTCTCCCAGTGCTGAATGAAAAAATCCTTGACCGTATCTGCCGCAATCATTCTTTTAGCTACGATTTGCATAACCAATTTACGCCCCCAAAATTTCTATCTCTATGCTTATAGTATAAAATGCTTATGCTGATAAGGGAACATTTAATTCTTTACGCCCTTCTAACAAAACATAATACCATTCATATTCAGATAATCAATATTCAAAAAACGGGGGCACCCTAGTGATGCACGGCATCTTCCGGGATCAAGAAATGGTATCATCCTTTATACGCTGGTTCCTTCTGGTGACCTCATCTTCGAATTGCTTCGTTTTCAATTCTTCCTTCTTTGAATATCTTATAATTGCCCTCATCGTAAAAACGGCC
This window contains:
- a CDS encoding GNAT family N-acetyltransferase; its protein translation is MQIVAKRMIAADTVKDFFIQHWETTQVVFSRGLFHYAELEGFGVMDENEKITGLGTYKLSDHVCQIISLNSEHENQGVGSSLLYVMENIAKEKNCHTIKAITTNDNLQALKFFQKRGYVISEVVKNAVEESRKIKPEIPFYSFDGIPIRDEIILEKYL